The window CGTGGCCTCGATGGTCTCCCCGGCTGGCGCACGGGCGGCCGGCAAGTACGGCCTGGCGCTGCTCTCCATCGGGGCTACGACACAGGGCGGTTTCAATGCGCTGGCGAGCAACTGGAAAATCGCCGAGGAAAAGGCCGCCGAATACGGCCAGACGGTTGACCGCAACGCCTGGAGGCTCGTGGGGCCGATGCATGTGGCCGAAACCCGGGAAAAGGCCCGCGATAACGTAAAGTTCGGCCTGGGAAAATGGCTGACCTACTTCACTGAAGTGGGCGCCCTGCCCCTCGTCCCCGGCGGCGACCCTGACAAGGCGGTCGATTCGCTCATCAAGACCGGCATGGCCGTCATCGGCAGCCCGGATGACTGCATCCAGCAGATCGAACGGCTCCAGAAGGAGTCAGGGGGCTTCGGCGGAATGCTCCAGATGGCGGTCAACTGGGCGGACTTCGAGCAGACAAAGAAGAGCTACGAACTCATCGCCCGGTATGTATTTCCGCATTTCCAGGGAACAAACACGGCCCGCGAGGTCTCCATGGAATCGGCCCGGCAGAACCGGCCGGAACTGATCGGCAAGGCGACCGGTGCCATCGCCGCCGAGATCAAAAAGCATTACGAGGAAAAGAAGGCCGCCGAGAAGAAGGCGGGATAGCCTGCCGGCCATCCGCCCCCGTTTGCAACAACCGGTTGACCGGCCTGGCCCTATGACCATCATCATGGTCCGGCAGGGTCCACTACAATAGACTGCGGCTTTACGGCTACCAGAATCCCGGTTTTGGGATTTTTCCGGCCGGTTGAGGGGAGCCGCCCTACGCCTTGAGCCACATCAGCCAGATCGTCCGGACCGTCTGTCCCTATTGCGGCGTCGGCTGCGGGATGGGACTCCGCGTGGAAGGCTCACGGGTCACCGGCGTCGAGCCGCTGGCCACACACCCCGTGAGCCGCGGGGAACTGTGCACCAAGGGCTGGAGTTCCGCCTTTGGTATCGGTGCCGAAGACCGCATCACCACGCCCCTGATCAAGGAACAGGGCAGGTTTCGCCGGGCAAGCTGGGACGAGGCAGCCGGAT of the Deltaproteobacteria bacterium genome contains:
- a CDS encoding LLM class flavin-dependent oxidoreductase; translated protein: MSGRMKFGIFLAPFHPVDENPTLALERDLQLVQWLDTLGYDEAWIGEHHSAGYEIIASPEVFIATAAERTRHIRLGTGVSSLPYHHPLMLADRIMLLDHLTRGRVMFGVGPGSLPSDATMMGIEPAQQRDMMDEAISVLVPLLRGETVTCKTSWFELKNARLQLKPFSRDGIEIAVASMVSPAGARAAGKYGLALLSIGATTQGGFNALASNWKIAEEKAAEYGQTVDRNAWRLVGPMHVAETREKARDNVKFGLGKWLTYFTEVGALPLVPGGDPDKAVDSLIKTGMAVIGSPDDCIQQIERLQKESGGFGGMLQMAVNWADFEQTKKSYELIARYVFPHFQGTNTAREVSMESARQNRPELIGKATGAIAAEIKKHYEEKKAAEKKAG